A segment of the Kazachstania africana CBS 2517 chromosome 2, complete genome genome:
AGTTTTTGGAACTTTTTGATACCTGACAACACTGTTTGGTAAGTGTCGTTATCTGATAACTCTACAACATTGGTTCCTTCGACTTTGGCTGCTAATTTGAGAGTATCAGCTAACGTAATAACCGATAAGGCACTGACTCTATTTATAAGCACATTTTCTAGTTTTGTGAGGGAGTCAATCTCGTAATCATCACATTTTATAGCATAGTAGTCACTATTTACTAGAgcttttattttaatttttgtcGATTGTCTCTTATTGGCCTTCTGttcatttatattattagtaAACCAATCATCGATAATATGTTGTAATGAGTCTTCTTTCATCACGAACCTCAACAGATCTTCGAAATACTtattaaaaagaagaattctTTCGTCATCCATAGTATCACTATTATTAGAACCAGAAAATGAAGGACTTGGCAAACAAGGCAGGTCATCTCTGTTTAGAGTAGACATCAAAATGTTTGCATGcaatttataaaaatcttGATAGTATCTATAATCAGCAATCTCATATTTTGCTGagtttattaattttaaatgataCTCTAAACGGCCTTCTGCATTGTAATGGATGGATCCAACTCTACATTGTCGTACTGGAAGTGTTTTATCAAATGCGTTGTCATGGAAACTTGCTAAGGAAGGAGAATCTCCCGAAACTGATCTCTTGGAGAAAGTACTCGATATGACTGTAGATGGGGTATTTGGTGGTGTCAGTTCCATCAATCCACTTGGTTTCCTCGAAGATATGGGTGACCCAGATAAGTTAACATCTAAGGTTGTATGCTCTTTCAAATACGATAAAGGAATTAAACCGTATCCGACTTCATTTACTAGTTTGATTCTACAGATTCCATTTGTTTCATGTGATATTACTTGAACCAAACTATCCTTTTTTATTGTGACTTGGTTCACCGTCTGTATATAATCTTTCGTTACAGTACAGAGGAATATTTTATCAGATAGTTGATCCGGATGAGCCCATTCCTGACTAGCTTGTCCTGGATGAGTAATAAGTGAAGGAGGTGAGATTTCCAGAACCTTGCCACCTTTCAACATTTTGTTTCCACCATATGGGCTACTAAATGCATCAAATACAGAAAccatttttccaaaaagatGCTAGGACCTAGTAGTTATGACGAGACTTTTGCTATGCCAATACTTCTGTTCAAGAGGAGAATAAAAAATCTCACTGTtgtatttattatataattcaaGGAGGTCCTTTTCACTTACCACTAGTGAAAGTGCTTGTACatcatttcaatgtttgtTGTTTACATTTTCAAGTCGATGAGAATTCTCTTTGCAAATACTGGGGCAAGCGTGTCTGTATTTCCTAAACTGATTGCCTCGACGTTTGACATTTACCGAAAGAGGAATTTGCAACTTGCTTACCCAGAACTGGACTTGCAGACAATATCTCTTGCAATGGAAATAAAGTTTGCCCGAGCTTTTCTCCGGCAGCCGCAGAACTGTACTAGAGAGACCCCCCCGTAGAAGAGAAGCGTTCGCGCGTTCTCGTTTCCAAATGTGACTTTCTTCACGGTGAAAAGAGTCCCGCACTCACTCGTGGTCGTACGGCTGCTTAAGAGATGAAGGTGCAAATAAAATCTCTGTGATTAGAATTTATGCCATAAGCAAAAGTACACGGTTTACCAAATGGGAACATGCAATCTCTTTTGAGAAATTGGTATTGCCTATTCTGGTATTATACATTTTAAATTAAATGCGACCATAATGTACAGACACACACTTGGAAGTCAGTGGAGATTCCCGGCAAGTAACTATAGTTTATGGTAAACCTTGCATAAGTTACTGCATTGAAGCTCAGTATCGAGTTTGTTTATTTACTTTTTGTAAGGATTAGTTGCTTCTACTTGATCAAAGAATATCTACAATCGCGTCGCTAGACAGGTCCGACTTTGATGAGGGGAGAAAGCTTGCACGTGCAGCCACTTATTAACGTTGGATAAATGAATTGGCATTCTGAGGAAATGTTCCCACCTTGCTCTTTGACTTTCATAAGTTGAATGATTGCACAATGAATACATGCTGCCGCCGTTCTAAACCCTCTGTATTCTTAGACTTTTCCAACTTTTCTTAAGTGCTTCAATAGATATGACTTAATAATCGATTAAACATCTTACTTTAAAAGAAGTTTGCTTGAGAAAGATGGCTGCATGAACAATGCTACATCGAATGGAAGATCTACTGTTGTTACAATTCACCTGCATAGTTTCTTTATCGgaataatagaaaaatcAGTTATGACTACGATTCATCCACGCACTGACAAAAATTAGCCACTGTGCATTTTTGACAGTAAACCCTTTTATACTTGAATTataatttataaaatttttagatgAGTTATTGATTGATTATAGTCATATATTTAGTACataaaagaattttattataaaaCCAGTAAATATACTTAAGCTTCGACCATATCTC
Coding sequences within it:
- the KAFR0B00710 gene encoding uncharacterized protein (ancestral locus Anc_7.469), yielding MVSVFDAFSSPYGGNKMLKGGKVLEISPPSLITHPGQASQEWAHPDQLSDKIFLCTVTKDYIQTVNQVTIKKDSLVQVISHETNGICRIKLVNEVGYGLIPLSYLKEHTTLDVNLSGSPISSRKPSGLMELTPPNTPSTVISSTFSKRSVSGDSPSLASFHDNAFDKTLPVRQCRVGSIHYNAEGRLEYHLKLINSAKYEIADYRYYQDFYKLHANILMSTLNRDDLPCLPSPSFSGSNNSDTMDDERILLFNKYFEDLLRFVMKEDSLQHIIDDWFTNNINEQKANKRQSTKIKIKALVNSDYYAIKCDDYEIDSLTKLENVLINRVSALSVITLADTLKLAAKVEGTNVVELSDNDTYQTVLSGIKKFQKLVIEVSY